Sequence from the Rhizophagus irregularis chromosome 5, complete sequence genome:
attttaatttacaaaatacattatatatattatatattggcttcaatttttaataattaatactttaaattgtaaaataattttattttagattttattactTAACCTTTTACGACTCATTGATAAATTACACAACTCCTTAATGATTCACTAATGCTTCGCGCTTTTGTCTGACACCATCCTGATACGCAGCTGCTTCACGTTTTTGTCCACCTCCTCCACGATACGGTAATGCTTCACGTTTTTGTCCGCCACCTCCCCGATACGCGGCTGCTTCACGTTTTTGTCTACCACCTCCACGATAGCATAGCAAACATGCTTTATATCACTTTGacgatcatttgccgatcacaagtttcattttattaaaaaatgattaaattatgaaaaagtgCAAGGCAAAGTAAATGcctaaataagaaaaaaataaaatatgccACCTTTTATTGTTGtataactttaaattaaataatttatataatttttaatttttatatgcaaaattattaatatgtgATAATTTGAAGTTTCGGGATAAAAATTAAAGGCCGAAGCCAAATACGCAAAGCCGAAACTTGAAATTTTGCATGAACattccttttattatatataatctgtaaaaaaaataatgcaaggTTTTGACCCATAATGCAGGTTTTTTGCTTATAGAGAAATTAGccaattatttgttattaatatatttctaataaaaaagattatttacatcattaaaaataatgaaaaacttttagttgaagatgaagatgataaTAGTTTAAgtgaagataataatgatgagaatattgaaaataatttagaaataatagaaagaaatatagataatctgtttgaaatattatactaaacatggttaaattattaatataattattagtatttgtattaatttttatgttttatataaatttttaattaaaattaaaattctgtgaagttatttgtaaattttaaacacttattatatttattattgtgtaAAATTGATCTGTCACGACATATGTATTATGTAATAAGATCaaataaatgatcggcaaatgatcggcaaatttgTGATAAAATAGAGATGTTCGCTATGCTCTTCACGATACGGTAATGCTTCGCGTTTTTGTCCGCTACATTCCCAATACGCGGCTGCTTCACATTTTTGTCCACCACCTCCGCGATATGGTAATGTCTTGCGTTTTTGCCTGCCACCTCCCCAATACGCAGCTGCTTCACGTTTTTGTCTACCACCTCCTCGATACGGTAAAGCGTCACGTTTTAGCCCACTCGATACTCTTAAATTATCTGGACTTTTTTCTATATATGACGAagtattttgtaaatttgagTATTTAATTTGACTAGCATGACGTCTAACAAGATGGTTGTTAGTATTTGGGTAATTGTTTAAAGTTGCACTTTGAACAATTgtgataattattaaaaaaaaagtaacaaaaataagtttcatattaaattatgaGCTTTTTGTACAGAAATTTTGCATActtatataaagtaatttatgtaattgTTGTATTATTTGTTGCATTTAACGTAAATTATGTAAGTGTATTATACATAGTATTTACAaagtacagtcaactccctctatagtcactcccgttatagtcacaatctatctatagtcactatcacacctatcctcaaaaatcttatattaaaaagaaccgtttataatcacagttatataaagaatatattaaataacttggcatctaataatcgtacaaagatgtatcatagcttgttagaatcgtctcactgagacgaatcgaatggtggtagttttatccttttccttttgctattgtttacggccagaccacccattgcctcttatgagactaatctcgggtctgtgtcctatcatcttcaatagGCAACCATTaaaccgagtacttaattcctcaggtaacagcaccatgtagaagacatcccccatcaagccattttaggctgatctgaagctaggtacacgccgcctactcatccttaatccattgcatgatactggtactcaatttattttacgacctttagagagcaccTACTTTTATGGAGGACTTttgacaggtaacatcaaccatctagtacccttccataccaccattttagggagttttatccttttccaatcactggctgacgagttattcaacaaaatgttaaacatcggcattataatatttcttgatttacgtttactgcgccatttaacattttgctagatttctcggtacctagtgattgtaaaaacacgatttatagctcgttggaatcgcctcatcgagacgaatcgaatggtggtaagctcatctctctgtgatcaatattgacggagttattacttaaaaaccatttaatattttttaatttcggaaattgatctagtgattggatttcgatgtatcttataccattagattcgtctcatcaagacgaatcgaatagtagtaagatcgtctttctaggatcaatattgacagagttattacacaaaaaccattaatatttttttaatttcggaaattaatctagtgattggatttcgacgtattttataccattagaaccgtctcatcaagacgaatcgaatggcggtaagatcgtctttctaggatcaatattgacagagttattacacaaaaaccattaatatttttttaatttcggaaattaatctagtgattggatttcgacgtattttataccattagaaccgtctcatcaagacgaatcgaatggcggtaagatcatctctctacgattaatattggcgaagttacggtacaataaagttttaagtataattctggctaaaattatgttaatttttggccagaattatgatatacaaatacaagaaattttttatatagtcacatctctttataatcaccaaatatggactgtcccaaatgtgtgactataaagagagttgactgtatataacttattgttaaaaaattatttgtttattaatgcAATGAATGTTTATggatatttcattataaattatttgtcgtaattaaaatacaatgtctaattatattactaaaaagtcattccataaaatttattttaagtttacatgttattgtgaaaatttgaaattttaattgaaaactACACGTAatgttaaaaatgatttaaactGCAAATgcagttttatttaattcattaataagcCAACAATACAtgaaagtttaaatatttgtacTGTTTATCAATAATacgtaaataattataaatttatttaatttttcttttgtaacgtaaataaaatttattgcaaTTAATGGTTTTGAactatcaaataataataaaattaattcatctCAATTTGCTGGATATATTACAAGATATTCAGATGTTTgcataaaatacaaaaataatcataatatatgCTCAGAAATGGTTTCAAGTCAACaagttaataatgaattaatttcaatttttaaaacttttaataaacaagaagaatcaaattatttagataattatagattaaaaattgaaaccCCAAATAGTTACATCAAACAATTAGGAAAAGAATTAATTGCTGATTACAACTATAAATACTTCCCCTCATTACGTAATAAAagcgaaaaaataattttaacaacaaataatGACAATTATGTTAATgactattcaatttattttgatacaCTGAAAATGAGCTTAATTCGTTTAGAACAGCTTTTTATTCTCAACGATTTACcaccattttatatttatgaatttttaaaacctacaaaaaataaatttggtcaaaatatatcaagttggattaaaaatataacagtGATTGatgtaaagaaaattaagcaattaaaaatatatctcGATGAGTATTTTCAGTTTATATTTGATCGGCCgaaaaatatctataaaattaataaattagcaGTGCCAATTGATTTTTCAGACCAAATTAAACTTGACGAGTTTGCAGAATATTTAAGTAGAAATTCAATTGTcgttttagatttttttgatgaaaatctTCGGTTAGTAAGTAGTGAAGAAGCAAATAACAGTTTTATTACTTGGTTTAAAGCAATTTATGAAACAAACAGCTATGAAATGCAAAAAATTACAGAATACAGATCAAATATtgaaaatcttataaaaagaataaatgaaattcattcaaaatataaaaaaataaattgtaacataaataaattaggaATAGAAGCAAAAATCGCAAAGTTGGCGTTAAAATTGATTCCTGATTATTGTGATAATAACGTTAATACTGAAAataagcaatgtttaattgaTTTAGAACAATTAATTATCTGACATGGAATCTCTACGAGTATTGTTTttgaatatacaaaaaaaaatgctaatccaataaataatgatattattaattggataaaaataataactaaattagataaagaaaaaattgtttttttgaaagaatacTTGGATCTATATTTagaatacattatttatagaataaaagatgataaaaatattaatgaggTCTGGGATAAAAAAtctaagtaaaattattaaatggttgtttgcatttaataaatatgatatacaTTCTAATTTATAAGTAGAGTTAGGtaatatatcaatttaattatttgattaaagaatattttgatgtaattttactttcattgtaatagtattaaattgttattatcaACATTCTGAATGACGAATTAAaagttcataataataattaataagatcCAATTACTTATCATTGCTATATCTAATAACCATTTAACACCATAACTTTTGATGCAcgtttaatgaaaattaaatttagctTATTTTAATGTGACgcattatgataattataataacaaatagtatctaaatattttcataatttaatatattaatttttacaaatgtaaatttaaatttaaaaattttcaataattacaagataatttttttttaccccatttatcaaattcttttattattattataactacaaataaattcattacaCAGGAATTCATGGATTTAAGATGGATTTAAGCGTGAAATGTTGATCTTTACACTATTAAGTTACATTAACAAAGTATAGATTTTCCATggattttaaacaattatatttttgaataaagcaTGGAAATGTTGATCTTTACGCTATAAAGTTActaagaattaaattaaaatttgcgcaatgtaaaatttcaaaaatttacaagataactatatacagtatatcataaataaaagtCTGATTTACCCTAAATTAAGTTTGTGTTGGCATTAAGagtttatttcaattttatatttattatttaattattttagcttTACTgtctttaataattaagtgGAGACCTATTGCAATACtcaaaaatatacataattgATTAGTGATTGTACCAAATTGCAATTGTTACAAATCACTTTTCTATTAATTGCAGTTTTCTTTCTACAGTTAAGTTTCTACATTCCATGCAAAATTAATagaacaatttattttaaaattcataaatagtatgtttttttttgctgcAAAAAGACGTTTACTGATTTTCCGAAAATAAAAGGGATATATACAAATATGCTTAAAACAttctcttttaataaaatttaaagtactaaaaatttacaatctgaccaaaatatatttatgtttGATGTTTATGTCGTGTAAATTATCTCCTCCCTCTCTATCAAACTTTTGGCCGAAAAGTACGctaaactaattattaatttagaacGGGCCTTACCAACgggtaataaaatttttccgaattaaaaaattccacAACTAACAAAAATCATTGATAAGTTTTCTAGTTTAACTGATACAATAATTAGtctgtaaataaaattagttaagaAGTTGTCTCATTTCAGTAAAAAACTACATTgatcataaattattaaagaaataaacaagataaaattttttattacctttGATAGCAAATCTATGAACTAAGTAATTATAACGAATTCTTTTATTCAGATTAGAGTTCTTGACTACTACCAAAttcaaaattgattttaatttcaaataaaattttaaagtgtaaaaaattaaacttaatatcaaaattagatattaacacatatataaatttcaaaatcattttattaagttattgcTTTTATATTGACGCACTTTATAGTTTTCcatgtattatttattgtattattcttattaatgCAAGCATTATCAGAATTGTATCGATTAATtgcttgaaaattttatattaacattaGTAATCTAATCatataatgtttatatttaataatgtcagCATAAATTATCTTAAAGTATTACcaaattggaatatttttatcataagtACACAAGtgtaaaagtttttattttttgaaacaattattgaaaacaattttattgGAAGCAGCAGTATTGAGCTGCATAAAACTCAttgataaagtaaataaatcaaGTTTCCTTTGTATAGTGATTATTGTAATGGTATTGATATTAAGGTTAACAAATCTGTAAATTTATTGTAGATATGttcttataaaaatcataaattattaataaatatattgaaaactTTTATATGACATAATAagttgaatattataaaatattaataatacaataaccaaaatataatattaattttttcatgtttatttaactttgaactgggtattaattattttaaactaattcaattaaaaattagataaataatcTATAACATTCGGTTAACGCAAATGACATAAAGACCTTTTAACTGATCGGAAAGATTATAAAACTGTATTTGGATATAAGGGTTTTTATCTACGCTCAAATACTTTACTTTACAAATTTCAAGTTacgtaaatatttaaaatttgaattatacaaatttagtaatataatttataaacataatacaaataaagtaTGTCaaaaatatggtaataataatgataatacttAACATGACGtaagactttttttaaaattaataatgttgcTAATaactacaaattaaaattaaattgataatttattgtatttctAAAAACAAACAACGTCATATGTTttgtttttaatcaaaataatatttgttattgtgCCATATGcccatatataatatataattttaatgatcaggtattgtttttatttacataaaaactaGCAATTGTGTCAAAGTATTTCAGAGATAACATATTCATGTataaccaaatttttatttataaacaaacaatttataaattagaaaCTTACAAATCTAACTATGGATTGAGG
This genomic interval carries:
- a CDS encoding uncharacterized protein (SECRETED:cutsite_VQS-AT; SECRETED:prob_0.8737); SECRETED:SignalP(1-18), whose amino-acid sequence is MKLIFVTFFLIIITIVQSATLNNYPNTNNHLVRRHASQIKYSNLQNTSSYIEKSPDNLRVSSGLKRDALPYRGGGRQKREAAAYWGGGRQKRKTLPYRGGGGQKCEAAAYWECSGQKREALPYRGRQKREAAAYRGGGGQKREALPYRGGGGQKREAAAYQDGVRQKREALVNH